AGGTGCAAAGCCCACTCTCTCCCAGGGATTTTCAAAACGTGTTACCTCATAGGGTGTGAGGAGCGGCTTGGGGAAGGCTGTGCCCCAGTCAATGGAGAGGCGTGGACATGCCACCTGCACCCACCTGGGAAGGGAAGTCAGGTCAGATacaagcaggggtggggggtggggctcccTGTTCCTGGGCAGCATGCTGAAGAACATGACTGTGTCCCCAACACACCTGATGGCTGCTTATATTAACTGTAAAGACTGTCATCTACTGCTGTTTAGAGTAACACGATGGTGTTGTTTTCTCCCGACTGTGAGCTTTCTGAAGGAAAGGCCTGGGCAGCTCACCTGCAGTTGTATCCCCAGAGGCAGATTCGGTGCTTGGTACGGTGCAGGTGCCAACCACCCCTCAAACTCATCTCATGCAGAACGACTGTGATGTTACCGTTGCCTGTGAGCCCCCAAGCCAGACAAAGTAGGGATGACCCATAGCCAAAGGTAGCCCCAGATGCACAAGTGCTCTGTAAACGCTAAAATGTCACAATCACGGAAGCACTGACTCCAGCCTTCGATAGGTGCTGGGCAGGACCCAGATTCTAAGCTTCTTTAGCCAGAGTCATAGCTAGATAGCTAGGGTGGGGAAACGTACACATCCACCTCAGGAAGAAGGCTAAGCTTGCTGGGGAAGATCTCAGAGAGCAGCAGCCTCACGAAGGGAAGTCCCACGGCTCGGAGCCGAGATTCCAGGTGCTGttgggagaaggaggcagagctggggtcccCAGGATCAAGCAGCTAAAGCTAAATCTGGTTTTCCCAGCTGGGGTCCCAGTTAGTCCCCTTTCCCAGAGGCCATCCCAAgccctctgacctccagaatctTGGGACTGCCCTGGCGGCCCAGAGTGCCCAGGATTAGACCCCAGGATTTAGCTGAGCGGGCAGTGGCTATGGCTTCTTGACGGTTGGCCTGCATGCGTTGGTAGTCATAGTGCTCTCTGGACAGGACTTTGCTGTATGGGTCGTATCTGGAAAAGAAGCTATCGTGGTCACCAGTGACAGCCACTTATAGGACTTGTGCTGTATACACAGCTCCCCAACTCAGCCTGCTGGTCTCCTGAACCTTCAGGCTCCATGCAGGCAATTAGGAACAGAGGCAAGAGCAGAGATTGTCATTGGGAAGATGAGTTCCATAGCTCAAACAGGCAAGAGTGGGAGAGGGGTCTAGGATCTTGGTGTGAATCCAGGGGATGGGTAGGTACTGTGCAGCAACAACCTTTTGCCAGATACCAAGATTCAGAACCCAAATGCCTCAGATCCTTAGAGCTGGGGGCTGTTAAGTGGCCAGGGGATGAGCAGGTTTTGGCTGATCGAGGGTCTCAGCGGCAGGGAATGCCACCCGCTTCCCAGCTggtcagcccagctcagcccataCCGGTAAGCGGGGACATTAGGGTTGGCAATCATGACAGACTCCAGATGGAAGCGGCCATCTCCAAGGTATCTGCAGGGGGCAGAAAGGGGACAGTAAGTGTGGGCTGGGGCACCAGAAGAAGCAGGGACTGGTCCAAAGGACTGAGTTCTTGCCTGGCCGTGCTGCTGACTGTGCATGTGAACTGGGACCAGTCATCATTTCACACACACCACCGccacctccaccacccccacctgGCCCTGGTTTTCTCACATGTAAAATAAGAGTTTGAACTGGATGACTGTTAAGGCCCCTCTAGTTATGTAATGCAGAATCTAAGAActgcacctctccccaccccaaccttcTGGGGGAAGAGTAAAGGGACAGCCAAGGCCATGGTAAGGCTCTTGAGATCCTGACTTGGAGGTGGAGGGACAGAAGATTCTCCCTCACCTAGCTCAATATAGATGTGGGAAGTAGTGTTCAGGGTGTCATCTATGCTGTAAATGAGTTTTCGGGGAATATACTGGCTATTCTCTGCCCAAATTAGCTCTTGGGTCCAGTTACTGACTTGTACTAACAGCTACTGTTTACTGGGCTTGTACCTTCTGTGTACCAGGCCTGGGCTAAACACCTGATGTATATGACTTCACTCAGTCCTGTCAGGTAATCCTCCAAGTGGCTACCTATAGTATCCCCATTTCACAAAAGATACAAGTGAGGTTCAGGGatgttaagaaacttgcctaaagtcacaaagCTATTAAACAGTATATCTGGGACTCAATTCTAGGCTTAACTACCAGGCTGTACCAAGCATGCCTAGGAGATGCCCTCCCTAACAGTACCTTCCCAGACCATGGGTAGACCAGAGCATGGAAGACAACCTGCATGGCAGCAACTTCGCTCTTGGAGACCACACCAGATTCTGAGGAACGGCCAACACTCAGGGTGTCTCTCCCTCCAACACACACCGAGAAGCCCCCGCGGGTAGGCATCTACGAGCTCAGAGTTATGCAGGCACCGGCACGGGGGAATGCCCCTCAGGGAGCGGGGCtgccaggtctgggctggggaaGGCCCTGATGTGGGCCTGTCTAGGGGCAGGGATGTCCTGTGTGGGTGCAGTGAGGCTTGTGGGAGCGGCATCAGCAGCCCCAGAGGTGGGGCTGAGCTAGGGGAgtgccctccctccttccccgccATTAGCTGGCAATGAGGCTCCCTTCCCCTGTCTTAGCCGGGGGAGCTGTCAGCTCTGAGGCTGGCTGCATTCACACAACATTAAGCATTTCCATTACCTAAAATAATTAGGCAGCAGGAGACACGCTGCTCCTGCTTGTTAGCTGTCCGGATGCTAAATTAATGGGGCTGCAGCCTGGGCGTGCCCATCCATCTTCTCCAATTATATTCCCACCATCTCCAGCCCACCCTCATCCCCTCATCAGGCCCTGATTCCTGCCCCACCCTGGGCACAGCCTTCTGGATGTCCGACAGAGCACTGGAGAGGGAGACCTGAAACCCTATTTGGTCCCCATCTTGCAGGGTGACCTTGAGCGGATGGCTAAGAAGCTTTagactcagtttcctttcctGGATGATGAACCTCAGCTCCCTCCTAGGGTACACTTCCTATGTCTCTATGATGGGCATCCCTTTTTTCACTTACACAACAGCCTCCACGTCCTTGGGTAGGCGGGGGGACGTGCAGCCCAGAATCTCCCCGGGGGACAGGGGCTTGCACTGTGGGACACTCACGCGATACTCCGCTTTCAGCTCTTGGGCAGCTGCCTGTAGGATaacgaggggaggggagggaagggaagcaaGTGATGGCGAAGGAGAGCCAGGGCCAGAGGACCAGCCTGGAGCACTAACACGGGGATCCGGGAAGCGCCTGGAGACTGGCCACTGTCTGCCCACTTACCTGCAAAGTTGACACAAACTGAATGGTGCTGACCAGCGCAAGGGCACTGGCTGGGGGAAAGGTGAGGCGGATAGAGTCCAGTAGGTGGGCAGTGTCTATCCGGATGTCCACAAAGACATACAGCACCCGCAAGTCTTGGGCCGAGGTGTCCATGGGAACTAGGAGGAAGGAAGAGTTCAGGAGACTGTTTTGGAaggcaggagggacagagggCCTGGGCCGAGCCAAGGTCTCTAAGCAGCCAGGACCAGTGGCTTCAGCCTGAGGGTTAGAGCGAGGGGttaggggaggtggggagggtggtgtCACAGTTCTTTTAGAAGCTCCACCTCTGCCACTCGGCTGGGGGCCCAGCCTGCTCTACCACCAACAGCTTTTCAAACACCCGCATCTGGGACAGCAGCATAGTTTCCAAGGCAACCAAATCCAAAGGAAAGATCGACCTGCGGAGCAGGAAGGCCAAGACCATCCCAGAAACTAGGAGGGATCTCGTGTGTGCAAGCAGGACAAGGGACCGTGATGGAGATGAGCGTGCGGTCCCGCCGCCCTGCCAGAGTCTGAGTGTCCTGGCCTGTCGTACCCAGGCAGCTGTGGCCATAGTGCACTAGGAAGTCAGCTCCCAGGGCCCTTGCGGTAAAGTCATCCACACAGCAAGCCCCATAGGTCACGTCACCCATCACCATCACTTCAGCCTCAGTGaacctgtgggggtggggaacaaaGGGACAGTGACACGAGGAGTGAGGTGGCAGAGAGACCTAACTGTGGAGGTATCTCAGGACCCAGCTCCACTCTCCCTACCTCTCCCCATCCCTTGGGTTGGCAGCTGCCACTTCTGCCAACAGAGTAGGAGGGGCCCAGCTGCTAcctcccccaggcctggcagCAGCTCCTGGAACTGTAGCTGTGTGAGGACGGACTCTGTAGCACACGGATTCTTTGCCCCGGCTCAGACGGCAAGAGGGACCCCAACCCTCAGCCGGGCATACCCAGGGTCAAACGCAGACCtccgccgccccccgccgccccaacTCATCCCCCCAGAGCAATGAGCACGCACACACAGGCGAAGACACCCACTCCCACGCCCTGGCACTGTGACGTGTGTGGGCACGTGCGTGTGGATACACAGCCTCCCTGTTGCCCAGACCCCCTGCTACCTCCCCACCCTCAGTCAGGGCCCTCTGTGCCCAGGACGGGGGACCCATGAACAGCTCCCCCACAGCACATGGCACCACCCACATGCCTCATGCATCAGGAAGAGCGGGCTCTGCCCAGCACATTGCCATGGGATCTGCTGCCAGGCCTGAGTCACTGGGGTATGGGGGTGAGCGGGGAAGACCCCACACCCCCTGAACTCGCTACAGGAATGGGGCCAGAGGACCAGCTCTTCTCTGAGACCCACCCCTGGGGCATGGAGTCTGGCTCAGGGATGGGGGTCTCCCCATTCGTCTTCCGCGGGTGTGGTGGGGAAAGCTGAACTACTGCCAGGCAGATCCCCCCCCTTCCCCAAATCAGGCTGTGCACAGAAGCAGATTATTCAGCTCCTTAGAATGCAGCCCAGGCGTCTGAGTCAGCCAGAGCACTTaattttttatagattaaaatgtATGCAAATTGGCCCAGGCCCCAGAGAGCATCCCCAAGGGGCAAGAGGGTGGGAGCAGGGAAGTGAGTCTGTGGCTGCGGGGAtgaggagcagggtggggggtaGGGCAGCAGCAGGGAAGTGGGAGGCTCCCATCACGAGATGACCTCCCCTTTCTTCTTTAGCCCTCCCTGTTCCTGTGCTGGTTCCAGATGGCTGAACACTCACCCCCCTCCCAAGGATGGCTCATTGTATTGAGGAAACTCAGACGAGGGAGGTAGAGGAACTGAATACCATCTCCTATGCGCTTCTCCTTCTGCCAAGCCCCTCCTTGCCCCACTCCTCCTAACGTGCCAGAGAAAACGTTTCCCCCCAGCCAGACCCCATGCTGACCACCCAGCCCCTTCCAAGGGTCAACTCTGAGGACTCAGCTTCTTCCTCAGGCCCCACCACCTGCTGTGGGCCCAGCTTTGAAGATACTGGAATTGACTCATTTCTCCCTCCCAATTTTTTTGGGGGAAGGGAGATTTATAGAGACAAGCACGGGTGGTGGCAGGGTGGGAGCTTGGTTTGAGGTTTTTTCCCCCTGGGGTGTGTATGGTTATGGGAAGGAACATGGTAAGGCAAAGGTCCAGAAGGGGAAAATGATGCCATCCGGCAGAGCTGTAACGGACATGGGGAAGGTCTTGGTTCAGCTTCCTCAGTGCCCCAAGGCTCACCTTTCCAAGATATCCACAATGGTACAAGCGAAGAGGAGGAGGCCTTCAGGCATTTGTAAGGCCACTGCAAGACAGAGCAGAAACATGAGAGCAGAGGGCTGGGAAGCAACTGGGATGGGAACACTGCCCCTGGCTGGGTCAGGCAACCtctccacccctacccccactcaAAGCTTGAGGGCTCACCCTTCTTGGCCTGAGCCTGTTGGATCCTCCAGATGGTCTTGGGAATCTCAAAGTTATAGTTGGAAGGCAGGACTTGAATGGCTGCCTGCAGCTGGGGATTGTTCAGGATCTCAGGGGGGATCTGATTGGCCAAGCGGCCCCGAGGGGCTCTACCTAGGATGAATGCAAGGCCTGAGCTGGTACCTGGTCTAAACCACGGCCAGACCTGAGTGAGCTGTTAACACTATCCAAGTTTAAGGCCCAGATCCCAGATGTCAAGGGATTGGCCCGGCCTTCGTTTCCACTGAGTTCATCCTGAAGCTGGAAAGACAAGCCATTAAGCTAGGAGGAAATCTGTATAATTAATTTCCATGTTATGAGATTATTACGAATTAAGCACTTGAGCGTGTGGCTCACGCCTTACCTCAGGAGAGTAGAGCTGACACCAGGGGACTCAACTGAggggcaaagggaaaaaaagtccaCACAATTGCTCCTTGATAGAGAACAATCCTGGAGAAAATCCGAGAGCCCAGCCAGCCCAACCAGTCTGGGAAaatgtccccctgcccccagcccctgagaACATCTTGAAGTTCTGAGATCCTAGATATGATATGGATAAGCAAACTGTTATAAGTACTCATTTAAAAGACTGCCTTCCTTACTTGAGTCCCATTGACTACATTGACACTGGTTAATTCCTgcactcttccctctcctcattcaaaagggaaataaacacCATACATTTAACTGACTTAACAAGTTCCCCAGTCCCATCATTCTATCCCACTTCCCACCCCGGGAAGGATGGAAAGAATACACTCTAGTCAGGACTGTGGGCAAACAGGTAAGGACAGAAAAGCGACCTTGCCCTTCAGGGGCTAGTAGTCTAGTGGGGGCAAAGGCAGGTACACAAATAATGACAACCCCCTgatgaaaggagaagaaacactGTAGCCCTTGTGGAAGGCTGCAGCCCTTAATCTGCATCCTACTCCCTACAATTCAGTTTAGCCCAACCCTGGTATCTCTTTAGGCACCAGAGAGTTCGAGAATGTGACAAGGTGAGAAATGAATTTACTCAGCGAATACTTATTCAGCCTGTACTATGTGCCAGAACTTCTGCCAGACCTGACActtctgcctctgtgtgtgggggtgggggtgggggggtgtggtgGGAATgcctggggggtggtggtggtggtggtagtgatggtgcAGTGGAGAACTACAATGGCAGGCTGGGACCCTAAGTCCAGATTTGAATGTTACCACTGCTATGGTATTTGTTCAGTTGTTTCAAAGGCCATGGAACACAAGCCAGTGTCTCTGGGCCCGCCCCTCACAGAAGCTCCTCTGACAGGCTCAAGTGTCTCATGATTATTGGGGTGTGGGAGCTGCTAGTCCTAGCAGCTCAATTTGTCCCAAGGGCCAGTAGGCGCCTCCTTCTTTATCATTTGGCTCTAACCTTCTGTTTACATCAGTACTCCTCGGTATACTGTGAgatccctgagggcagggctgcaCCTAGCACAGGCCTGGCATTCAGCGGGCGCTCAATAAGCGTCAGGTGAATGAAACCTTGTGTGTCTTTCCTGAAGCATTCCCTGAGGGCACACTTGTGGAATGCCCGGTGCAACGCGCctggctccttccctccctgtcgGGTCCGTCTTATCC
The DNA window shown above is from Hippopotamus amphibius kiboko isolate mHipAmp2 chromosome 17, mHipAmp2.hap2, whole genome shotgun sequence and carries:
- the DPH1 gene encoding 2-(3-amino-3-carboxypropyl)histidine synthase subunit 1; its protein translation is MAALVAAEAAEPGGRNGPGRGRAPRGRLANQIPPEILNNPQLQAAIQVLPSNYNFEIPKTIWRIQQAQAKKVALQMPEGLLLFACTIVDILERFTEAEVMVMGDVTYGACCVDDFTARALGADFLVHYGHSCLVPMDTSAQDLRVLYVFVDIRIDTAHLLDSIRLTFPPASALALVSTIQFVSTLQAAAQELKAEYRVSVPQCKPLSPGEILGCTSPRLPKDVEAVVYLGDGRFHLESVMIANPNVPAYRYDPYSKVLSREHYDYQRMQANRQEAIATARSAKSWGLILGTLGRQGSPKILEHLESRLRAVGLPFVRLLLSEIFPSKLSLLPEVDVWVQVACPRLSIDWGTAFPKPLLTPYEAAVALRDISWQQPYPMDFYAGSSLGPWTVNHGRDRLLQAPGRPALGKVQEGPARASPAAACEACSCRDEEVAPLAP